In a genomic window of Phacochoerus africanus isolate WHEZ1 chromosome 6, ROS_Pafr_v1, whole genome shotgun sequence:
- the SLC19A2 gene encoding thiamine transporter 1, with protein MDVPGPVSRRAAAAAATMLLRTARVPRECWFLPTALICAYGFFASLRPSEPFLTPYLLGPDKNLTEREVFNEIYPVWTYSYLVLLFPVFLATDYLRYKPVVLLQGLSLIVTWFMLLYAQGLLAIQFLEFFYGIATATEIAYYSYIYSVVDLSMYQKVTSYCRSATLVGFTVGSVLGQILVSVADWSLFSLNVISLTCVSVAFAVAWFLPMPQKSLFFHHVPASQGMNGIKVQNGGISTNTSASNHLPQWEDVESKIPLNTEEPPMEEQGSKPDRLLVLRVLWNDFLICYSSRPLLCWSVWWALSTCGYFQVVNYAQGLWEQVMPSRHASIYNGGVEAVSTLLGAVAVFAVGYIKISWSTWGELTLSVFSLLIAAAVYIMDTVGNIWVCYASYVVFRIIYMLLITIATFQIAASLSMERYALVFGVNTFIALALQTLLTVIVVDASGLGLEITTQFFIYAGYFALIAVVFLANGAVSIMKKYRKQEDPESRSQATTS; from the exons ATGGATGTGCCCGGCCCGGTGTcccggcgggcggcggcggcggccgcaaCCATGCTCCTGCgcacggctcgggtcccgcgcGAATGCTGGTTCTTGCCCACCGCGCTGATCTGCGCCTACGGCTTCTTCGCCAGCCTCAGGCCGTCTGAGCCCTTCCTGACCCCCTACCTGCTGGGGCCCGACAAAAACCTGACGGAGAGGGAG GTCTTCAATGAAATATACCCAGTATGGACTTACTCTTACCTGGTGCTGCTATTTCCTGTGTTCCTTGCCACAGACTACCTCCGTTACAAACCTGTTGTTCTGCTGCAGGGACTCAGCCTTATTGTGACATGGTTCATGCTGCTCTATGCCCAGGGACTGCTGGCCATTCAATTCTTGGAATTCTTCTATGGTATTGCCACCGCCACCGAAATTGCCTATTACTCCTATATCTATAGTGTGGTGGACCTGAGCATGTACCAGAAAGTCACCAGTTACTGTCGAAGTGCCACCTTGGTGGGCTTCACAGTAGGCTCTGTCCTAGGACAAATCCTCGTCTCAGTGGCAGACTGGTCCCTGTTCAGCCTGAATGTCATCTCTCTtacctgtgtttctgtggctttcGCTGTGGCCTGGTTtctgcctatgccacagaagAGCCTTTTCTTTCACCATGTTCCTGCCTCCCAGGGAATGAATGGCATCAAGGTACAAAATGGTGGCATTTCTACTAACACCTCAGCTTCTAACCACCTTCCCCAGTGGGAGGACGTTGAATCAAAAATCCCTCTAAATACGGAAGAGCCTCCCATGGAGGAACAG GGATCCAAGCCAGACCGACTCCTTGTGCTGAGGGTCCTGTGGAATGATTTCCTGATATGCTACTCCTCTCGCCCTCTGCTCTGCTGGTCTGTGTGGTGGGCCCTCTCTACCTGCGGCTATTTTCAAGTCGTGAACTATGCACAGGGCCTGTGGGAGCAGGTGATGCCTTCTCGCCATGCTTCTATCTACAACGGTGGTGTGGAGGCCGTTTCAACCTTACTAG gtgCTGTTGCTGTATTTGCAGTTGGTTACATAAAAATATCCTGGTCTACTTGGGGAGAATTGACACTGTCTGTGTTTTCTCTCTTGATTGCTGCCGCAGTGTACATCATGGACACTGTGGGTAACATTTGGGTGTGCTACGCATCCTACGTTGTCTTCAGAATCATCTATATGTTACTCATCACTATAGCAac ttttcagattGCTGCAAGCCTCAGCATGGAGCGCTACGCCCTAGTGTTTGGTGTAAATACCTTCATTGCTCTGGCCCTACAGACTCTACTCACTGTAATTGTGGTGGATGCCAGTGGCCTGGGCTTGGAAATTACCACTCAG tTCTTCATCTATGCTGGTTATTTTGCACTCATCGCTGTGGTTTTCCTGGCTAATGGTGCAGTCAGTATTATGAAGAAATATAGAAAGCAGGAAGATCCAGAATCACGTTCTCAAGCGACCACTTCATAA